One Geoalkalibacter sp. DNA window includes the following coding sequences:
- the bioA gene encoding adenosylmethionine--8-amino-7-oxononanoate transaminase, giving the protein MNYEEIIRLDREHVWHPCTQEKDHERLPPIAIERGEGSYLVTARGERIIDAVSSWWVNLFGHNHPRLNRALLEQSQRIAHHIFAGFTHEPAVKLAHRLCERAPGKLNRVFFADNGSAAVEVALKMSFQYWQQSGKPGKTRFVSLTEAYHGETLGALAVSGCELYRKTYQPILMQGFSVQGPDCYRCPYGLHRDQCDAPCFEHMERTLAAHHREIAAVIIEPLIQAAAGMRIHPPIYLKKLRALCDHYQVHYIADEIAVGFGRTGRFFANEHAGTAPDILCLSKGITGGYLPLSVALTTDEIYHGFYDDYTTLKAFLHSHSYTGNPLACALAVEVMNIFDEEDILGGLEPRMDMLEAARARFEAHPHVGEMRRCGLVAAIEMVESKEEKRGYPWQQRRGYRFYQEALKRGALLRPLGNVIYFMPPLNIPQDVLARVLDIAWDCLEDITRES; this is encoded by the coding sequence ATGAATTACGAAGAGATTATCCGCCTCGATCGCGAGCATGTCTGGCACCCCTGTACCCAGGAAAAAGACCATGAAAGGCTTCCGCCCATCGCCATTGAGCGCGGCGAGGGCAGCTATCTGGTCACGGCGCGGGGGGAGCGCATCATCGACGCCGTATCCTCCTGGTGGGTGAATCTGTTCGGCCACAACCATCCACGCCTCAATCGTGCCTTGCTCGAACAATCCCAGCGCATCGCGCACCATATATTCGCAGGATTCACCCATGAACCGGCGGTGAAACTGGCGCACCGTCTCTGTGAAAGAGCGCCGGGCAAACTCAACCGGGTCTTTTTCGCCGACAACGGCTCGGCGGCCGTCGAGGTGGCGCTGAAGATGAGTTTTCAATACTGGCAGCAAAGCGGCAAGCCCGGAAAAACCCGCTTTGTTTCCCTCACCGAGGCCTACCACGGCGAAACCCTCGGCGCCCTGGCGGTCAGCGGCTGCGAACTTTACCGCAAGACCTACCAGCCGATTCTCATGCAGGGATTTTCCGTGCAAGGTCCGGACTGCTACCGCTGCCCCTACGGTTTGCACCGCGACCAGTGCGACGCCCCATGCTTCGAGCACATGGAGCGCACCCTCGCCGCCCATCATCGGGAGATCGCCGCCGTCATTATTGAACCACTGATTCAGGCGGCGGCGGGCATGCGCATCCATCCGCCCATTTACCTCAAAAAATTACGCGCCCTGTGCGACCATTATCAGGTTCACTACATCGCCGATGAAATCGCCGTCGGCTTCGGCCGCACCGGCCGTTTCTTCGCCAATGAACATGCCGGCACCGCCCCGGATATCCTTTGTCTCTCCAAGGGCATCACCGGCGGCTACCTGCCTCTGTCCGTCGCCCTGACGACGGATGAGATTTACCACGGCTTCTACGACGACTACACGACACTCAAGGCCTTTCTTCACTCCCATTCCTACACGGGCAATCCCCTGGCCTGCGCCTTGGCTGTCGAAGTCATGAACATCTTTGATGAAGAGGATATTCTCGGGGGGCTGGAACCGCGCATGGACATGCTGGAAGCGGCGCGCGCGCGCTTTGAAGCTCATCCCCATGTGGGAGAAATGCGGCGCTGCGGGCTGGTGGCGGCCATCGAGATGGTGGAGAGTAAAGAGGAGAAGCGCGGCTATCCCTGGCAGCAGCGACGCGGCTACCGTTTCTACCAGGAGGCGCTCAAGCGCGGCGCACTGCTGCGGCCGCTGGGCAACGTCATCTATTTCATGCCGCCCCTCAACATCCCGCAGGATGTTCTGGCGCGGGTTCTGGACATTGCCTGGGATTGTCTTGAGGACATCACGCGCGAGAGTTGA
- the bioD gene encoding dethiobiotin synthase: MSAEQPLAPGIFVTGTDTGVGKTLVAAALARHLRDQGLKVGVMKPAETGVDDPTREGSDAALLRWAADCRAPGEDVAPLRLRRPLAPSIAAEKEKVFVDFGALVESCRRLRRTHDFVIVEGAGGLMVPLAGGLLMADLARAMELPLLVVCRPHLGTINHTLLTVFSAQTMNLPVHGFLINGMPHEPDEAMAEAPHALASLASTDLLGVLDRVEDADERRKVEALARQIPALPTYRTLRRNLGWPEKS, encoded by the coding sequence ATGTCTGCTGAACAACCGCTTGCTCCCGGCATCTTTGTCACGGGCACCGACACGGGGGTGGGCAAAACCCTGGTCGCGGCCGCCCTCGCCCGCCATTTGCGGGATCAAGGCCTCAAGGTCGGAGTGATGAAACCGGCCGAAACCGGGGTTGACGATCCGACGCGAGAAGGCTCCGACGCCGCGCTGCTGCGTTGGGCTGCGGATTGCCGAGCGCCCGGCGAGGATGTGGCTCCGTTGCGCCTGCGCCGGCCCCTCGCCCCGTCCATCGCCGCGGAAAAGGAGAAGGTTTTTGTCGATTTCGGCGCCCTGGTCGAAAGTTGCCGCCGTTTGCGGCGCACCCATGACTTCGTCATCGTCGAAGGCGCCGGAGGGCTGATGGTGCCCCTGGCGGGCGGTCTGCTCATGGCCGATCTGGCGCGCGCCATGGAATTGCCCCTGCTGGTGGTGTGCCGTCCGCACCTTGGGACGATCAATCACACCCTGCTCACGGTTTTTTCCGCCCAAACCATGAACCTGCCCGTTCACGGATTCCTCATCAACGGCATGCCCCACGAACCCGATGAAGCCATGGCTGAGGCGCCGCATGCCCTTGCATCCCTGGCCTCCACGGATTTGCTCGGCGTGCTGGATCGAGTCGAGGACGCCGATGAACGCCGCAAGGTCGAAGCCCTGGCTCGACAGATTCCGGCCTTGCCGACCTATCGAACGCTGCGGCGCAATCTGGGGTGGCCGGAAAAATCCTAG
- a CDS encoding NAD-dependent epimerase/dehydratase family protein — protein MSEFSEVIILGCGEIGRRVGRLWLERSFGVRALARARAAELKLKEMGFCVTRGDLDEPASLAALPLGNRLVYYFAPPPDEGTSDPRMAAFCETTLAAERPWKIVYISTSGVYGDCRRALVDEDAPLHPRTDRARRRVDAEERLRSLQAASGIPVVILRVPGIYGPGRLPRRRIEQGVPVLDVREAPPSNRIHAVDLARICVAAGEKGAAGEVFNVGDESGGSMTDYFNAVADACGLPRPPQISMEEARRRLSPEMLSYLNESRRLDTRRLHERLGIELLYPDLPSGLRAALAEEGQEP, from the coding sequence ATGTCCGAATTTTCAGAAGTCATTATCCTCGGCTGCGGGGAGATCGGGCGGCGGGTCGGGCGGCTGTGGCTGGAGCGCTCCTTTGGCGTGAGGGCCCTGGCGCGGGCGCGGGCGGCGGAGCTCAAGCTCAAGGAGATGGGGTTTTGCGTGACGCGAGGGGATCTCGATGAACCGGCAAGCCTTGCCGCTCTGCCGCTCGGCAATCGTTTGGTTTATTATTTCGCGCCGCCGCCGGATGAAGGAACGAGCGACCCGCGCATGGCCGCCTTTTGTGAAACGACTCTGGCTGCGGAGCGCCCCTGGAAGATCGTCTACATCAGCACCAGCGGGGTCTACGGCGATTGCCGCAGGGCACTGGTCGATGAGGATGCGCCCTTGCATCCGCGGACCGACCGCGCGCGGCGGCGTGTCGATGCCGAGGAGCGCTTGCGATCCTTGCAGGCCGCAAGCGGCATCCCCGTGGTGATTCTGCGCGTGCCGGGTATTTACGGCCCCGGCCGCCTGCCGCGCAGACGCATCGAGCAGGGCGTGCCCGTGCTCGATGTCCGCGAGGCGCCGCCCTCCAACCGCATTCATGCCGTGGATCTGGCGCGCATTTGCGTGGCGGCGGGTGAAAAGGGCGCGGCGGGCGAAGTGTTCAACGTCGGCGACGAGAGCGGCGGCAGCATGACCGATTATTTCAACGCCGTCGCCGACGCCTGCGGTCTGCCGCGTCCGCCACAGATCAGCATGGAGGAGGCGCGCCGCCGCCTGAGCCCGGAAATGCTCTCCTATCTCAACGAGTCGCGGCGTCTCGATACTCGGCGCCTACACGAAAGGCTGGGCATCGAGCTGCTTTATCCCGATCTGCCCTCGGGGTTGCGCGCGGCGCTGGCCGAGGAGGGGCAGGAGCCTTAG
- a CDS encoding DUF2835 domain-containing protein, which translates to MGGDEVFFRLSIPAADYLRYYQGTAAFVQVRAEDGRRIRLPAANLRRFITREGIAGRFRLRFDGNQKIISLEKVSS; encoded by the coding sequence ATGGGCGGCGACGAGGTTTTTTTCCGCCTATCGATTCCGGCCGCGGATTATTTGCGCTATTACCAGGGCACGGCTGCTTTCGTTCAGGTTCGCGCCGAGGACGGTCGCCGCATCCGCCTGCCGGCGGCCAACCTGCGCCGCTTCATCACCCGCGAAGGAATCGCCGGGCGTTTTCGCCTGCGTTTCGACGGCAACCAGAAAATCATCTCCCTGGAGAAAGTTTCGTCCTGA
- a CDS encoding VanZ family protein, with product MNLLKYSLLIGYCAALVWLSLASSLPQTGLDWPHKDKLGHALAYALMTLLAAWVWSRGASLTLKGLVLGLLFAMVFGGVMEFLQGLVTPARQAEWWDLFANFSGGLIVFFGGLRWLVRREKLNSRA from the coding sequence GTGAATCTGCTCAAATACTCTCTTCTGATCGGTTATTGCGCCGCCCTGGTGTGGCTCTCCCTCGCATCCTCCCTGCCGCAAACCGGACTCGACTGGCCACACAAGGACAAACTCGGGCATGCCCTGGCTTATGCCTTGATGACCCTGCTAGCGGCCTGGGTCTGGAGCAGGGGGGCGAGCCTGACCCTGAAGGGACTGGTGCTGGGATTGCTCTTCGCCATGGTCTTCGGCGGCGTCATGGAATTTCTGCAAGGGCTTGTCACCCCCGCGCGGCAGGCGGAATGGTGGGATTTGTTCGCCAATTTCAGCGGAGGGCTGATCGTGTTTTTCGGCGGTCTCCGGTGGCTGGTTCGGCGCGAGAAGCTCAACTCTCGCGCGTGA
- a CDS encoding FAD-dependent oxidoreductase: MRREETLHQLEHRQPFDLLVIGGGATGCGIAVDAAARGLRVALVEKLDYGEGTSSRSTKLVHGGVRYLEMAVRGLDRAQYQLVRDGLFERGVLLRNAPHLAHRLPLVTPLYDWLEVPYVFAGLKLYDLLAGKKSLGSSRLIGRTEALRRFPLLKAQGLKAGVLYYDGQFNDARMALALILTASELGAVSANHVEALSLLKEQGRVRGARVRDRIGGREFDIRARGVINATGPFTDSIRRMDEADARPLLKASSGIHIVLNQRFAPPSAGLMIPKTEDGRVLFILPWQGHALIGTTDEPAEIVDHPRPRQEEIAYLLRHVRRYFNLAITPEDITSTWSGLRPLLDDPRAADTAHLTRDYSIQISSTGLLTIVGGKWTTYRKMAQDAVDQAVDAFALSPSRPCVTADLAVHGAQDFEPHGERRLVRDFGLDADVAAHLRETYGGCAAQVAELAREGLGDRLHSAHPRIAAEIVYAVRHEQAQRLADVLVRRTTLALLDVKAAAAAVPRTAEIMARELDWDESRRHQEIQAFEELLATAL; the protein is encoded by the coding sequence ATGCGTCGCGAAGAAACCCTGCACCAGCTTGAGCACCGCCAACCCTTCGATCTTCTGGTCATCGGCGGCGGCGCGACGGGGTGCGGCATCGCCGTCGACGCGGCCGCGCGCGGTCTGCGGGTGGCGTTGGTGGAAAAGCTCGATTACGGCGAAGGCACCAGCAGCCGCAGCACCAAGCTGGTGCATGGCGGCGTGCGCTATCTGGAGATGGCGGTGCGCGGTCTGGATCGCGCTCAATATCAGCTGGTCAGGGATGGTCTGTTCGAGCGCGGCGTGCTGCTGCGCAACGCTCCCCATCTGGCTCATCGCCTGCCCCTGGTCACGCCGCTCTACGACTGGCTTGAGGTGCCTTATGTCTTTGCCGGTCTCAAGCTCTACGACCTTCTGGCGGGAAAGAAAAGCCTGGGGTCGAGCCGTCTCATCGGACGCACGGAAGCCCTGCGGCGCTTTCCCCTGCTCAAGGCGCAAGGCCTCAAGGCCGGCGTGCTTTATTATGACGGCCAGTTCAACGATGCGCGCATGGCGCTGGCGCTCATTCTCACCGCCAGCGAACTGGGGGCGGTGAGCGCCAACCATGTCGAAGCTCTGTCGCTGCTCAAGGAGCAAGGGCGTGTCCGCGGCGCGCGAGTTCGCGATCGCATCGGCGGGCGAGAATTCGACATTCGCGCTCGCGGCGTCATCAATGCGACGGGCCCCTTCACGGACAGCATCCGGCGCATGGACGAAGCCGATGCCCGGCCGCTTCTCAAGGCCAGTTCCGGCATCCACATCGTGCTGAACCAGCGCTTCGCCCCGCCGTCGGCGGGCTTGATGATCCCCAAGACCGAGGATGGGCGGGTGCTGTTCATTCTGCCCTGGCAGGGACATGCCCTCATCGGCACCACCGACGAGCCGGCGGAAATCGTCGACCATCCGCGTCCCCGTCAAGAAGAAATCGCCTACTTGCTGCGCCATGTGCGCCGCTACTTCAATCTCGCCATCACCCCGGAGGATATCACCTCGACCTGGTCGGGCCTGCGCCCGCTCCTCGATGATCCAAGGGCCGCCGATACCGCCCATCTGACGCGCGATTACAGCATCCAGATCAGCTCGACGGGCCTCTTGACCATCGTCGGCGGCAAATGGACCACCTATCGCAAGATGGCGCAGGATGCCGTGGATCAGGCCGTCGACGCCTTCGCCTTGTCGCCCTCCCGTCCTTGTGTCACGGCGGATCTGGCCGTGCACGGCGCACAAGACTTCGAGCCCCACGGCGAGAGGCGTCTCGTGCGTGATTTCGGCCTGGATGCCGATGTCGCCGCGCACCTTCGCGAGACTTACGGCGGCTGCGCCGCGCAAGTTGCGGAACTGGCCCGCGAGGGGCTTGGGGATCGCCTGCATTCCGCTCATCCCAGGATTGCCGCAGAGATCGTCTACGCCGTGCGCCATGAGCAGGCGCAGCGTCTCGCCGATGTGCTGGTGCGGCGCACCACCCTGGCGCTGCTCGATGTGAAGGCGGCCGCCGCGGCGGTTCCGCGAACCGCCGAGATCATGGCGCGAGAGCTCGACTGGGATGAATCCCGCAGGCATCAGGAAATCCAGGCCTTTGAGGAGTTGCTTGCAACCGCCCTTTGA
- the pepN gene encoding aminopeptidase N, which produces MNRNKTILLENYCPPAYLVERVDLWFDLDETATRVRAALELRRNPASADPEQPLILDGNSLQLLRLRVDGRDLGEDEYYRDEERLVVPQVPERFVVEVETLINPQDNAALEGLYLSGGNLCTQCEPEGFRRITYFPDRPDVMAVYRTTLVADRERFPVLLANGNRVAHGELEGGKHFAEWHDPFPKPSYLFALVAGKLACLEDVFTTRSGRVITLQIYVEAHNLDKCGHAMHSLKNAMRWDEERFGLECDLDQYMIVAVDDFNMGAMENKGLNIFNSKYVLARPDTATDLDFQNIEGVIGHEYFHNWTGNRVTCRDWFQLSLKEGLTVFRDQEFSADQGARAIKRIADVRLLRTAQFAEDAGPMAHPVRPSSYEEINNFYTLTVYNKGAEVIRMMHTLLGEAGFRKGMDLYFASHDGQAVTTDDFVRAMEDAAGVDLEQFRRWYSQAGTPEVRVARRYDVENQTYCLTLSQSCPSTPGQVEKAPFHIPVAMALLDAQGHRLPLRLKGEAQASGQVLVLSLTEPEQTFEFIGIPAEPLPSLLRGFSAPVKLICDFSDAELAFLAGHDDDTFNRWDSAQLLALRVLLRLVEDFQYGRAPRKDGALARALADTLENPHLDPAFKAQALLLPSEIYVAEQMQRIDPVAIHRARKHLQKSLAHELRASLLAIWQDNADAGPYVFEPTAVGRRSLKNVCLSYLALLDEPVFVEICVNQAERAGNMTDVLAALGILAHHEGPQGAPTLEQFFLKWQTDPLVVDKWFTLQATSSRADAGARVKELLNHHAFNLRNPNRVRSLLGAFSTANPYHFHAASGEGYALLGDFVRQIDAFNPQLAARLVAAFNHWRRFDEDRQKLMREQLERILARPGVSRDVAEVVGKSLGK; this is translated from the coding sequence ATGAACCGCAACAAGACCATCCTTCTTGAAAATTACTGTCCGCCGGCCTATCTGGTCGAGCGGGTCGACCTTTGGTTCGATCTCGACGAAACCGCCACCCGTGTCAGGGCGGCTTTGGAGTTGCGGCGCAATCCCGCATCGGCAGATCCTGAACAGCCCTTGATTCTCGACGGCAATTCGCTGCAATTGCTGCGTCTGCGCGTCGACGGCCGCGACCTCGGCGAGGACGAATATTATCGCGATGAGGAACGACTGGTCGTGCCGCAGGTGCCCGAGCGCTTCGTCGTCGAGGTGGAAACCCTCATCAATCCCCAGGACAATGCCGCCCTGGAAGGGCTCTATCTTTCCGGCGGCAATCTCTGCACCCAGTGTGAACCCGAGGGCTTTCGGCGCATCACCTATTTTCCCGACCGCCCCGACGTCATGGCCGTCTACCGCACGACCCTGGTGGCCGATCGCGAGCGTTTTCCCGTGCTGCTCGCCAACGGTAATCGCGTGGCCCATGGCGAACTCGAAGGCGGCAAGCATTTCGCCGAGTGGCACGATCCCTTTCCCAAGCCCTCTTATCTGTTTGCCCTGGTGGCGGGCAAGCTTGCCTGCCTGGAGGACGTTTTCACCACCCGCTCGGGCCGCGTCATCACCCTGCAGATCTATGTGGAGGCGCACAATCTCGACAAATGCGGCCACGCCATGCATTCCCTGAAAAACGCCATGCGCTGGGACGAGGAACGTTTTGGTCTGGAATGCGACCTCGATCAGTACATGATCGTCGCGGTGGATGATTTCAACATGGGGGCCATGGAGAACAAAGGGCTCAACATCTTCAATTCCAAGTATGTCCTGGCGCGCCCCGACACGGCCACCGACCTCGACTTTCAGAACATCGAAGGAGTCATCGGCCACGAATATTTTCACAACTGGACGGGCAATCGCGTTACCTGCCGCGACTGGTTTCAACTAAGCCTCAAGGAAGGCCTGACCGTATTTCGCGACCAGGAATTCTCCGCCGATCAGGGCGCGCGCGCCATCAAGCGTATTGCCGACGTGCGTCTGCTGCGCACCGCCCAGTTCGCCGAGGATGCCGGTCCCATGGCCCATCCCGTGCGACCTTCGAGTTACGAGGAAATCAACAACTTCTACACCCTGACCGTCTACAACAAGGGTGCCGAGGTGATTCGCATGATGCACACCCTGCTCGGCGAAGCCGGTTTCCGCAAGGGGATGGATCTGTACTTCGCGAGTCACGACGGCCAGGCCGTGACCACCGATGATTTCGTGCGCGCCATGGAAGATGCCGCGGGCGTCGATCTTGAGCAGTTTCGCCGCTGGTACTCCCAGGCCGGCACGCCGGAAGTGCGGGTCGCGCGTCGCTATGACGTCGAAAACCAGACCTACTGCCTGACCCTGAGCCAAAGCTGTCCGTCGACGCCGGGGCAGGTTGAGAAAGCACCCTTTCACATTCCCGTCGCCATGGCCCTGCTCGATGCGCAAGGTCATCGCCTGCCGCTGCGGCTGAAAGGCGAGGCCCAGGCCTCGGGCCAGGTTCTGGTGCTCAGCCTCACCGAACCGGAACAAACCTTTGAATTCATCGGCATACCGGCGGAACCCTTGCCGTCCTTGCTGCGCGGATTCTCCGCGCCCGTCAAGCTGATCTGCGATTTCAGCGATGCGGAGCTGGCCTTTCTCGCCGGACACGACGACGATACCTTCAATCGCTGGGACAGCGCCCAGCTCTTGGCCCTGCGTGTGCTGCTGCGCCTGGTCGAGGATTTTCAGTACGGACGCGCGCCGCGTAAGGATGGAGCACTGGCCCGGGCCCTGGCCGACACCCTTGAAAATCCTCATCTGGATCCCGCCTTCAAGGCCCAGGCGCTGCTGTTACCCAGCGAGATCTATGTCGCCGAGCAGATGCAGCGCATCGACCCGGTCGCTATTCATCGGGCCCGCAAGCATTTGCAAAAATCCCTGGCCCATGAACTGCGCGCGTCTCTGTTGGCGATCTGGCAGGACAACGCCGATGCCGGACCCTATGTTTTCGAGCCGACGGCGGTGGGGCGGCGCAGTCTGAAAAATGTCTGCCTGAGCTATCTGGCCTTGCTCGACGAGCCGGTCTTTGTCGAAATTTGCGTCAATCAGGCCGAACGGGCCGGCAACATGACGGATGTGCTCGCCGCCCTGGGCATTCTCGCCCATCACGAAGGGCCGCAGGGCGCGCCGACGCTGGAGCAATTTTTTCTGAAATGGCAGACAGATCCCCTGGTGGTCGATAAATGGTTCACTCTGCAGGCGACCTCCAGCCGCGCCGATGCCGGCGCGCGGGTCAAGGAGCTTCTCAACCATCACGCCTTCAACCTGCGCAATCCCAATCGGGTGCGATCCCTGCTGGGTGCCTTCAGCACCGCCAATCCCTATCATTTCCATGCCGCCTCGGGCGAGGGCTATGCCTTGCTCGGCGATTTCGTGCGGCAAATCGACGCCTTCAATCCGCAACTGGCCGCGCGGCTGGTGGCGGCCTTCAACCACTGGCGGCGTTTCGACGAGGATCGGCAAAAGCTCATGCGGGAGCAGTTGGAGCGGATTCTGGCACGGCCCGGCGTTTCGCGGGACGTGGCCGAGGTGGTGGGGAAAAGCCTGGGGAAATAG
- the glpK gene encoding glycerol kinase GlpK, with product MARYVAALDQGTTSTRCMIFNHGGEVVAHHQLEHRQIYPLAGWVEHDGLEIWDRARDVVRCAMEKAGLIAADIAAVGITNQRETTLIWDRKTGQPYANAIVWQDTRTDQICRQLAENGGQDRFRGKTGLPLATYFSGPKIAWLLEHVPGLRAAAERGDALFGNMDTWMIWKLTGGPGPGAAHVTDVSNASRTLLMNLETLDWDEDILAALDIPRALLPQIRPSSDPDFYGMTRADGPFGGEVPVCGDLGDQQAATVGQVCFEAGEAKNTYGTGCFLLTNTGRDIVHSKHGLITTLCYQFGKQAPVYALEGSVAIAGALVQWLRDRMRLINTAADIENLAKMVEDNGGMYFVPAFSGLFAPYWRSEARGLVIGMTRFITRGHFARAALEAVAYQTREVVDAMAADSGVSLKALKVDGGMTANELLMQIQADVLGVPVIRAKVAESTALGAAYAAGLAVGYWKDPQDLRKNWGIDKTWQPAQDDTLRTRNYRMWKKAVSRTFDWLE from the coding sequence ATGGCCCGCTACGTCGCCGCCCTTGATCAGGGAACCACCAGTACCCGCTGCATGATCTTCAACCACGGCGGCGAGGTGGTCGCTCATCATCAGCTTGAACACCGCCAGATCTATCCCCTGGCCGGCTGGGTCGAGCACGATGGCCTGGAAATCTGGGATCGCGCGCGCGACGTGGTGCGCTGCGCCATGGAAAAAGCCGGCCTCATCGCCGCCGACATCGCCGCCGTCGGCATCACCAATCAGCGTGAAACCACCCTGATCTGGGATCGCAAAACCGGCCAGCCTTACGCCAACGCCATCGTCTGGCAGGATACGCGCACCGATCAGATCTGCCGACAACTTGCGGAAAACGGCGGCCAGGACCGCTTTCGCGGCAAGACCGGCCTGCCTTTGGCGACTTATTTTTCCGGCCCGAAAATCGCATGGCTTCTCGAACATGTGCCGGGCCTGCGTGCGGCGGCCGAGCGCGGCGACGCCCTGTTCGGCAACATGGACACCTGGATGATCTGGAAACTCACCGGCGGTCCCGGCCCGGGCGCTGCTCATGTCACCGATGTTTCCAACGCCTCGCGCACCCTGCTCATGAATCTGGAAACCCTTGATTGGGATGAGGACATTCTCGCGGCGTTGGACATTCCCCGGGCGTTGCTGCCCCAGATCCGTCCCTCCAGCGATCCGGACTTTTATGGGATGACCCGCGCGGATGGCCCCTTCGGCGGCGAAGTTCCCGTGTGTGGCGACCTTGGCGACCAGCAGGCCGCCACCGTCGGGCAGGTGTGTTTCGAGGCGGGCGAGGCGAAGAATACCTACGGCACCGGTTGCTTCCTGCTGACCAACACCGGTCGGGACATCGTCCACTCCAAGCACGGGCTGATCACCACCCTGTGCTATCAGTTCGGCAAGCAGGCGCCGGTCTATGCCCTGGAAGGCTCCGTCGCCATCGCCGGCGCCCTGGTGCAGTGGCTGCGTGATCGCATGCGTCTCATTAACACCGCCGCCGACATCGAAAACCTGGCGAAGATGGTCGAGGACAATGGCGGCATGTACTTCGTGCCCGCGTTTTCCGGGTTGTTCGCGCCTTATTGGCGCAGCGAGGCCCGCGGCCTGGTCATCGGCATGACCCGCTTCATCACGCGCGGCCATTTTGCCCGTGCCGCCCTGGAAGCCGTCGCCTACCAGACCCGCGAGGTGGTCGACGCCATGGCAGCTGATTCGGGCGTGAGTCTCAAGGCCCTCAAGGTCGACGGCGGCATGACCGCCAACGAATTGCTCATGCAGATTCAGGCCGATGTGCTCGGCGTGCCGGTGATCCGCGCCAAGGTCGCCGAAAGTACCGCTTTGGGCGCCGCCTACGCGGCGGGGCTGGCCGTGGGCTACTGGAAAGATCCGCAAGATCTCAGGAAAAACTGGGGAATCGATAAGACCTGGCAGCCTGCGCAAGACGATACCTTGCGCACCCGAAACTACCGCATGTGGAAGAAGGCGGTGAGTCGTACCTTCGACTGGCTCGAGTGA
- a CDS encoding alpha/beta fold hydrolase encodes MKTKINGVQIGYDDFGKGPAVLFIHGYPLNRKMWRRQVEPLVNDGFRVVLTDLSGFGESELRANAGDLNAHADDLVGLLNYLGIGRAVVCGISMGGYVLFDLLERYPQRVAGACFVVTRPVGDDVQERVKRAELRAALERGEIDEVREAFMQVLVAPKGKKVRSPDMREVCEWVRSTDPRGLAAGLEAIGRRKDYTPLLKRLSLPTLVVGAEEDRVIHPLHSELLARHLPNCFRAVSLKGGHLVNLEKFQAFNSHLLDFLRSLVPQAEPECDEPADELG; translated from the coding sequence ATGAAAACGAAGATCAACGGCGTACAGATCGGCTACGACGATTTCGGCAAAGGCCCCGCGGTGCTGTTCATCCACGGCTATCCCCTCAACCGCAAGATGTGGCGCCGCCAGGTCGAACCTCTGGTCAACGACGGTTTTCGCGTGGTGCTCACCGATCTGAGCGGCTTTGGCGAAAGCGAACTGCGCGCCAATGCCGGCGATCTCAACGCCCATGCCGATGATCTGGTGGGGCTGCTCAATTATCTGGGGATTGGTCGCGCGGTGGTGTGCGGCATCTCCATGGGCGGCTATGTTCTCTTCGACCTGCTCGAGCGTTATCCGCAACGGGTGGCCGGCGCCTGCTTCGTGGTCACGCGCCCTGTCGGCGACGACGTGCAGGAGCGGGTCAAGCGCGCCGAATTACGCGCCGCCCTGGAACGAGGCGAGATCGACGAGGTTCGTGAGGCCTTTATGCAGGTTCTGGTCGCGCCGAAAGGTAAAAAAGTTCGCTCGCCGGATATGCGCGAGGTCTGCGAATGGGTCCGGAGCACCGATCCGCGCGGCCTGGCCGCGGGGCTTGAAGCCATCGGCCGGCGCAAGGATTACACCCCCTTGCTCAAACGCCTCTCCCTGCCCACCCTGGTGGTCGGCGCCGAGGAAGATCGCGTCATCCACCCCCTGCATTCCGAACTACTCGCCCGTCACCTGCCCAACTGTTTTCGCGCGGTGAGTCTCAAGGGCGGCCATCTGGTCAACCTGGAAAAATTCCAGGCCTTCAACAGTCACCTGCTGGATTTTCTCAGATCCCTGGTGCCGCAAGCGGAACCCGAGTGCGACGAACCCGCCGATGAACTCGGCTGA